A window from Microbacterium profundi encodes these proteins:
- a CDS encoding enolase C-terminal domain-like protein has product MSKIMSIETSDVRFPTSLELDGSDAVNVDPDYSAAYVRIIAEDGEAGYALVFTGGRGNEIVVKAIESYGQLIVGEELDDLVGDLGAAAKQLVHDSQLRWLGPEKGVSHMAAGAIINALWDVAARREGKPLWRYLADLTPEQVVAAIDFTHISDALTPDEALEILRRGEQGKAERIAELEQNGFRAYTTSPGWLGYTDEKMLRLTREAVADGFELIKLKVGGSLEDDIRRFELVRAEVGPDFPVAIDANQRWDVEDAIAWLEPLKRFEPFWIEEATSTDDVLGHATIRKAIAPMRVATGEAVQSRIIFKQLLQAQAIDVMQIDSVRVAGVNENLGNILLAAKFGVPVCPHAGGVGLCELVQHFSFFDYAAVAGTQDDRYIEFVDHLHEHFAEPVVVTGGRYRAPQQPGNGAEMLPDSVATWTFPDGPGWQELERRGLRAATRTAR; this is encoded by the coding sequence ATGTCGAAAATCATGTCGATCGAGACGAGCGACGTGCGGTTCCCGACGTCGCTGGAACTCGACGGATCGGACGCCGTCAACGTCGATCCCGACTACTCAGCCGCGTATGTGCGGATCATCGCCGAAGACGGCGAGGCGGGGTACGCGCTCGTCTTCACCGGCGGGCGCGGCAACGAGATCGTGGTCAAGGCGATCGAGTCCTACGGTCAGCTGATCGTCGGCGAAGAGCTCGATGACCTCGTCGGCGACCTCGGCGCCGCGGCGAAACAACTCGTGCACGACTCGCAGCTTCGCTGGCTGGGGCCCGAGAAGGGCGTCTCGCACATGGCGGCGGGCGCGATCATCAATGCGTTGTGGGACGTCGCCGCGCGCCGTGAGGGCAAGCCGCTGTGGCGCTACCTCGCGGACCTGACGCCCGAGCAGGTCGTCGCCGCGATCGACTTCACGCACATCTCCGACGCGCTCACGCCCGACGAGGCACTTGAGATCCTGCGCCGAGGCGAGCAGGGCAAGGCCGAGCGCATCGCCGAGCTGGAGCAGAACGGCTTCCGCGCGTATACGACCTCGCCAGGATGGCTCGGCTACACCGACGAGAAGATGTTGCGCCTCACCCGCGAAGCGGTCGCCGACGGCTTCGAGCTCATCAAATTGAAGGTCGGGGGCAGCCTTGAGGACGACATCCGTCGCTTCGAGCTCGTGCGCGCGGAGGTCGGCCCCGACTTCCCTGTGGCGATCGACGCGAACCAGCGCTGGGATGTCGAAGACGCCATCGCGTGGCTCGAGCCGCTCAAGCGGTTCGAGCCGTTCTGGATCGAAGAGGCCACCAGCACGGACGACGTGCTCGGCCACGCCACGATCCGCAAGGCCATCGCGCCGATGCGCGTCGCGACCGGTGAGGCCGTCCAGAGTCGCATCATCTTCAAGCAGCTGCTGCAGGCTCAGGCCATCGACGTCATGCAGATCGACTCGGTGCGCGTCGCGGGCGTGAACGAGAACCTCGGCAACATCCTGCTCGCGGCGAAGTTCGGTGTGCCGGTGTGCCCGCACGCCGGTGGCGTCGGGCTGTGCGAGCTCGTACAGCATTTCTCGTTCTTCGACTACGCCGCCGTGGCCGGCACGCAGGATGACCGCTACATCGAGTTCGTCGACCACCTCCACGAGCACTTCGCCGAACCGGTTGTGGTGACGGGCGGTCGCTACCGCGCGCCGCAGCAGCCCGGCAACGGTGCGGAGATGCTGCCCGATTCCGTCGCCACGTGGACCTTCCCCGACGGTCCGGGCTGGCAGGAGCTCGAGCGCCGGGGACTGCGCGCCGCGACACGAACAGCCCGATAG
- a CDS encoding excinuclease ABC subunit UvrA produces the protein MHRPLTSPPGPHGYTRPVPETPNDPTDAFVRVRGANENNLRNVDVDVPRDRIVAFTGVSGSGKSSLAFGTIFTEAQRRYLESVAPYARRLIQQGHDPHVESISGLPPAVALQQRRGAPSSRSSVGTVTTLSNSLRMLFSRAGTFPEGFTTRLDSDAFSPNTAAGACPECHGIGVSHTVSEDSLVPDPSLSIRDGAIAAWPGAWQAKNLRDITIALGYDVDRPWRDLDQADRDWLLFTDEQPIVQITPQRDRVAKPYNGMFWSAKKYVFHTLADSKSQMMRTKVLQFVRSGPCPLCHGTGLRREALAVTFAGRTIAELNALPLTELADVLRPTTQLTDPEHALPTTLSGERTDVAVAITTDLLERITVLTDLGLGYLGLGRVTTTLSPGEMQRLRLATQLRSGLFGVIYVLDEPSAALHPADAEPLLDVLEQLKRSGNSVFVVEHNMDVVRRADWIVDVGPGAGEGGGDVLYSGAVDGLGAVEASVTRPFLFPNQDTTAADRRDVREPANWLTVEGITLHNLAGVDAAIPLGTFVAVTGVSGSGKSTLVSRVLRDVVREHLRSGQGDGIDDPDDDATTTDPAGDDAGLTEATVPDARADTLTVRRATGLEHIDRLVRVDQKPIGRTPRSNLATYTGLFDAVRTTFAKTDLARERGYTAGRFSFNVAGGRCETCLGEGFVSVELLFLPGSYGRCPTCHGARYNAETLEVTYKGKTIADVLALTVEQASDFLAPVLPAARSLQALLDVGLGYLRLGQPATELSGGEAQRIKLATELQRVRRGHTLYLLDEPTTGLHPADVRRLLAQLHALVDSGDTVVVVEHDMDVVAAADWVIDLGPSGGDAGGRIVATGTPDAVAKDPASRTAPYLAERLSR, from the coding sequence ATGCACCGCCCCCTCACCTCGCCCCCAGGGCCCCACGGATACACTCGACCGGTGCCCGAAACCCCGAACGACCCGACCGATGCGTTCGTCCGCGTTCGCGGTGCCAACGAGAACAACCTCAGGAACGTCGACGTCGATGTGCCGCGCGACAGGATCGTCGCGTTCACCGGCGTCTCCGGATCGGGCAAGTCCTCCCTGGCGTTCGGCACCATCTTCACCGAGGCCCAGCGCCGCTACCTGGAGTCCGTCGCCCCGTATGCACGGCGCCTCATCCAGCAGGGACATGATCCGCACGTCGAGTCGATCTCGGGCCTGCCGCCGGCCGTCGCGCTGCAGCAGCGCCGCGGCGCCCCCAGCTCGCGATCGAGCGTCGGCACCGTCACCACGCTGTCGAACTCGCTTCGGATGCTGTTCTCCCGCGCCGGCACCTTCCCCGAAGGGTTCACGACGCGCCTCGATTCTGACGCGTTCTCGCCGAACACCGCAGCGGGCGCCTGTCCCGAGTGCCATGGCATCGGCGTCTCGCACACCGTCAGCGAGGACTCGCTGGTGCCCGATCCCTCGCTGAGCATTCGCGATGGTGCCATCGCCGCCTGGCCGGGTGCGTGGCAGGCGAAGAACCTGCGAGACATCACCATCGCGCTCGGGTACGACGTCGATCGACCATGGCGCGACCTCGATCAGGCCGACCGCGACTGGCTGCTCTTCACCGACGAGCAGCCGATCGTGCAGATCACCCCGCAGCGCGACCGCGTGGCGAAGCCCTACAACGGCATGTTCTGGAGCGCGAAGAAGTACGTCTTCCACACGCTGGCCGACTCGAAGAGCCAGATGATGCGCACGAAGGTGCTGCAGTTCGTGCGGTCCGGACCGTGCCCGCTCTGCCACGGCACGGGTCTTCGCCGCGAAGCACTGGCCGTCACGTTCGCCGGGCGCACGATCGCCGAGCTCAACGCCCTCCCGCTGACCGAGCTCGCCGACGTGCTGCGCCCGACCACGCAGCTCACGGACCCTGAGCACGCGCTGCCGACCACGCTCTCCGGCGAGCGCACAGATGTCGCCGTCGCAATCACGACCGATCTCCTGGAGCGCATCACCGTGCTCACCGATCTCGGCCTCGGGTACCTCGGGCTCGGACGGGTGACGACCACGCTCTCCCCCGGCGAGATGCAGCGGCTGCGGCTCGCCACCCAGCTGCGGTCGGGGCTCTTCGGCGTCATCTACGTGCTCGACGAGCCGTCGGCCGCACTGCATCCCGCCGATGCGGAGCCGTTGCTCGACGTCTTGGAGCAGCTCAAGCGCTCGGGCAACTCCGTCTTCGTGGTCGAGCACAACATGGATGTGGTCCGCCGCGCCGACTGGATCGTCGACGTCGGCCCCGGAGCGGGCGAGGGCGGCGGTGACGTGCTCTACAGCGGAGCGGTCGACGGACTCGGAGCGGTCGAGGCATCCGTCACGCGGCCGTTCCTCTTCCCCAATCAGGACACCACGGCGGCAGATCGTCGCGACGTGCGCGAGCCCGCGAACTGGCTCACCGTGGAGGGCATCACGCTGCACAACCTCGCCGGCGTCGACGCGGCCATTCCGCTCGGAACCTTCGTCGCGGTCACCGGCGTCTCAGGGTCGGGAAAGTCGACGCTCGTGAGCCGCGTGCTGCGTGATGTCGTTCGTGAGCATCTGCGCTCCGGCCAGGGCGACGGTATCGATGATCCGGACGATGACGCGACGACCACCGACCCCGCAGGCGATGACGCGGGGCTCACCGAAGCGACGGTCCCGGATGCGCGCGCCGACACACTGACGGTGCGCCGTGCCACGGGGCTCGAGCACATCGACCGGCTCGTGCGCGTGGATCAGAAGCCGATCGGACGCACCCCTCGGTCGAACCTGGCGACGTACACAGGCCTGTTCGATGCGGTCCGGACGACCTTCGCCAAGACCGACCTCGCTCGGGAGCGCGGGTACACCGCAGGACGCTTCTCGTTCAACGTCGCCGGTGGGCGCTGCGAGACCTGCCTCGGCGAGGGGTTCGTGTCGGTGGAGCTCCTCTTCCTGCCCGGCAGCTATGGGCGCTGCCCGACCTGTCACGGCGCCCGGTACAACGCCGAGACTCTCGAGGTCACCTACAAGGGCAAGACGATCGCCGACGTGCTGGCACTGACGGTCGAGCAGGCATCCGACTTCCTCGCGCCGGTGCTGCCGGCTGCGCGCAGCCTGCAGGCCCTCCTCGACGTCGGGCTCGGCTACCTGCGACTCGGTCAGCCCGCGACCGAGCTGTCGGGCGGCGAGGCACAACGCATCAAGCTGGCGACCGAGCTGCAGCGCGTGCGCCGCGGCCACACCCTCTACCTGCTCGATGAGCCGACGACGGGTCTGCATCCCGCCGATGTGCGGCGGCTGCTCGCGCAGCTGCACGCGCTGGTCGACTCTGGAGACACGGTCGTGGTGGTCGAGCACGACATGGATGTCGTCGCCGCCGCGGACTGGGTCATCGACCTCGGGCCATCGGGCGGGGATGCGGGCGGGCGCATCGTCGCGACGGGAACACCGGATGCCGTGGCGAAAGACCCAGCGAGCCGTACGGCCCCGTATCTCGCGGAGCGCCTCAGCCGTTGA
- a CDS encoding Pr6Pr family membrane protein has protein sequence MPYGPSSSLATPADPAVAQRRQPLLAHAAENARPLALVYRIIAFALILAGVVRNSGVLSGAPDWSTLLFYTMISNLLCLGWMLLLIIRTARDLRRLGTSGTSTPSARGSGAVMMAISVTMLIYLIVLVPTRFQQGDADIFSLTDNLIHIITPCLVIGDWLLFVPKGTFRWIDPLRWTLIPYAYLVFGFIYGALGGEFTPGQTYPYPFMNTEKLGLGGVALWIVALSATLVAVGFLFVAIDRMLGAAGRHIAL, from the coding sequence ATGCCGTACGGCCCCTCCTCTTCCCTCGCGACTCCCGCTGACCCCGCGGTCGCGCAGCGGCGTCAGCCCCTGCTCGCGCACGCGGCAGAGAACGCCCGGCCCCTGGCGCTGGTCTACCGGATCATCGCGTTCGCGCTCATCCTGGCGGGGGTCGTCCGCAACTCCGGGGTGTTGTCCGGGGCCCCGGACTGGTCGACCCTGCTGTTCTACACGATGATCAGCAACCTCCTCTGCCTCGGGTGGATGCTGCTGCTGATCATCCGCACCGCGCGGGATCTGCGTCGACTTGGCACCTCCGGTACCTCGACTCCGAGCGCGAGAGGAAGCGGGGCGGTGATGATGGCGATCTCCGTGACCATGCTCATCTATCTGATCGTGCTGGTGCCGACTCGGTTCCAGCAGGGCGACGCCGACATCTTCTCCCTCACCGACAATCTCATCCACATCATCACGCCGTGCCTGGTGATCGGCGACTGGCTGCTCTTCGTCCCGAAGGGCACGTTCCGCTGGATCGATCCTCTGCGCTGGACACTGATCCCCTACGCCTACCTGGTGTTCGGCTTCATCTACGGTGCGCTGGGCGGAGAGTTCACGCCCGGACAGACCTATCCATACCCGTTCATGAACACCGAGAAGCTGGGTCTGGGCGGCGTCGCCCTGTGGATCGTCGCCCTGTCTGCCACGCTCGTCGCCGTCGGCTTCCTCTTCGTCGCCATCGACCGGATGCTCGGCGCTGCCGGTCGTCACATCGCTCTCTGA
- a CDS encoding fumarylacetoacetate hydrolase family protein, whose product MMTSESYGAARDILPDDADRALLVGRVWLPEANGPAVVALREGELIDLSRTFPTMRELTEHPVPAEVVRIADGASIGSLESVWANTLPDSRDETKPWLLSPIDLQVVKASGVTFPVSMLERVIEERARGDADSARSIRETIVGALGGDIRDLVPGSPAAMKLKAVLIEEGLWSQYLEVGIGPDAEIFTKAAVLSSVGAGSDVGVLAESEWNNPEPEIVLVVSSAGEIVGATLGNDVNLRDIEGRSALLLGRAKDNNASASAGPFIRLFDESYCLDDVRDETVELQVTGTDGFRMTGRSHMTQISRDPADLVRQASGAHHAYPDGFVLYLGTMFAPTDDRGEEGRGFTHHEDDIVRIASPRLGALVNRVRHCEKLPPWSFGIGALIRNLADRGLLGRSNA is encoded by the coding sequence ATGATGACATCCGAGTCGTACGGCGCTGCCCGCGACATCCTTCCCGACGATGCCGACCGCGCGCTGTTGGTCGGCCGCGTGTGGCTGCCCGAAGCGAACGGTCCCGCCGTCGTGGCACTGCGCGAGGGCGAGCTGATCGACCTCAGCCGCACGTTCCCGACCATGCGGGAGCTGACGGAGCACCCCGTCCCGGCCGAGGTCGTGCGGATCGCCGATGGTGCATCGATCGGCTCGCTGGAGAGCGTATGGGCGAACACCTTGCCCGATTCTCGAGACGAGACGAAGCCGTGGCTGCTGTCGCCGATCGACCTACAGGTCGTCAAGGCGTCGGGCGTCACCTTCCCCGTGTCGATGCTCGAGCGCGTCATCGAGGAACGAGCCCGCGGCGACGCGGACTCGGCCCGCAGTATCCGCGAGACGATCGTCGGCGCGCTCGGGGGCGACATCCGCGATCTCGTGCCAGGATCGCCGGCTGCGATGAAGCTCAAGGCCGTGCTCATCGAGGAAGGCCTGTGGAGCCAGTACCTGGAGGTCGGCATCGGGCCGGACGCCGAGATCTTCACCAAGGCGGCCGTACTGTCGTCGGTCGGCGCCGGATCCGACGTCGGCGTGCTCGCCGAGTCGGAGTGGAACAATCCCGAGCCCGAGATCGTCTTGGTGGTGTCGTCGGCCGGTGAGATCGTGGGAGCGACGCTCGGCAACGACGTCAACCTGCGCGACATCGAGGGGCGCTCGGCGCTTCTCCTCGGCCGTGCGAAAGACAACAACGCCTCGGCATCCGCCGGCCCTTTCATCCGTCTCTTCGACGAGAGCTACTGCCTCGACGACGTGCGTGACGAGACCGTCGAACTTCAGGTGACCGGTACCGACGGCTTCCGGATGACCGGCCGCTCGCACATGACGCAGATCAGCCGCGACCCCGCCGATCTCGTGCGGCAGGCGTCCGGTGCGCACCACGCCTATCCGGACGGATTCGTGCTGTACCTCGGCACGATGTTCGCGCCCACCGACGACCGCGGCGAGGAGGGACGCGGATTCACCCATCATGAGGATGACATCGTGCGCATCGCCTCTCCTCGTCTCGGTGCCCTCGTCAACCGAGTGCGTCACTGCGAGAAGCTCCCCCCGTGGAGCTTCGGCATCGGCGCTCTCATCCGCAACCTGGCCGACCGCGGCCTGCTCGGAAGGAGTAACGCATGA
- a CDS encoding GntR family transcriptional regulator, producing the protein MSENSTETPEGGVSAHVYQKLFRMVMSNDIAPGSRLNIDKIAVELGVSTTPVREALARLETQELVTKEPMRGYFVSPIMSGEEFDDLWEFRLLLEVYAASRAAERANADDIDRLRRELASIRPVRLLDDDYTSMATFRNHDQCFHELVLDIAGNRQASKALAQAHVHTRMLRMRFAPLDGYHAIQEHDDIIDAIAAADPDRAAEAMRTHVQNAHERIRAYAQ; encoded by the coding sequence ATGAGCGAGAACTCCACCGAGACGCCGGAAGGCGGCGTCTCCGCGCACGTGTATCAGAAACTGTTCCGGATGGTCATGTCGAACGACATCGCCCCCGGTTCACGGCTGAACATCGACAAGATCGCCGTCGAACTCGGGGTGTCGACGACCCCGGTGCGCGAGGCGCTGGCGCGGTTGGAGACTCAGGAGCTGGTCACCAAGGAGCCCATGCGAGGCTATTTCGTCAGTCCGATCATGAGCGGCGAGGAGTTCGACGACCTGTGGGAGTTTCGTCTGCTGCTCGAAGTGTACGCCGCCTCACGCGCGGCGGAGAGGGCGAATGCGGACGACATCGATCGGCTCCGCCGTGAGCTCGCGAGCATCCGGCCGGTCCGCCTGCTCGATGATGATTACACCTCGATGGCGACCTTCCGCAACCACGACCAGTGCTTCCATGAGCTCGTCCTCGACATCGCGGGCAACCGTCAGGCGAGCAAAGCACTCGCGCAGGCGCACGTCCACACCCGGATGCTGCGCATGCGCTTCGCGCCCCTCGACGGCTATCACGCCATCCAGGAGCACGACGACATCATCGACGCGATCGCGGCCGCCGACCCCGACCGCGCAGCCGAGGCGATGCGCACACACGTCCAGAACGCACACGAGCGCATCCGCGCCTATGCACAGTGA
- a CDS encoding TRAP transporter small permease, with protein sequence MTEVAPWHPEFPERRSKLYRVLVRAEITVAAALLVALFALIILQVFTRFVLNSPLIWTEELGRFVFVWFVFVGATFVTAQRRGIVVEIVQARSTGRIISLMEGFAALVGAVVNGLLCYASIELSTGRAAQLAMPATGIPYPLLYLSAALGFALLTVHSVVNGVIALRYPSQYRERHVEVEAID encoded by the coding sequence ATGACAGAGGTCGCCCCCTGGCACCCCGAGTTCCCGGAGCGCAGATCAAAGCTCTACCGTGTGCTCGTGCGCGCGGAGATCACCGTCGCCGCTGCGCTGCTCGTCGCGCTGTTCGCCCTGATCATCCTTCAGGTGTTCACCCGCTTCGTGTTGAACTCGCCGCTGATCTGGACCGAGGAGCTCGGACGCTTCGTGTTCGTCTGGTTCGTGTTCGTGGGGGCGACCTTTGTCACCGCGCAACGACGGGGAATCGTCGTGGAGATCGTCCAGGCGAGGAGCACCGGCCGGATCATCTCTCTCATGGAGGGGTTCGCCGCGCTCGTCGGCGCCGTCGTCAACGGCCTGCTCTGCTATGCGTCCATCGAACTCTCGACCGGGCGGGCGGCACAGTTGGCCATGCCTGCCACCGGTATCCCGTACCCCCTTCTCTATCTGTCCGCCGCGCTCGGTTTCGCGCTGCTGACCGTTCATTCCGTGGTCAATGGCGTCATCGCTCTCAGGTACCCGTCGCAGTACCGTGAGCGCCACGTCGAGGTGGAGGCAATCGACTGA
- a CDS encoding aldehyde dehydrogenase (NADP(+)), which produces MTTLFSTDPRTGTESATAIQATEDAEVAAITERAQQAFSELRVRPRAWRAGLLRAIADRLDVDRTELVAAAVAETGLAEARLNGELSRSVFQFRLFADAVEDGGFLEAIIDHAGDTPLGAGPDVRRMLVPIGPVAVFGASNFPFAFSVLGGDTASALAAGNPVVVKAHGSHLLTSQRSYESLVKAATDYGAPAGTFGIVYGQQPGSVLVADPRIAAVGFTGSLHTGQILQRIIDGRDTPIPFYGELSSVNPLVVTPEAAVARTAQIAEGLFGSVTSSAGQLCTKPGVAFVPKGDAGDALVADIVSRAQDAAPQTMLNSRIHSAFDEIRSRLIAEGGARSLVDPAPGEQGYSLTPAVLEIDATDVTAEVTEEAFGPLVVVVRYSDVAEIARALDAVPDSLTATIHSEPGETEVRAEVTDVVSGRVGRIVYNGYPTGVRVSWAMHHGGPWPATNTLHTSVGVTAIRRFLRPLAWQDAPAEVLPEELRDGPVDVPRRVDGVLELASR; this is translated from the coding sequence ATGACCACCTTGTTCAGCACTGATCCCCGTACCGGCACAGAGAGTGCCACTGCGATCCAGGCGACCGAGGATGCCGAAGTCGCTGCGATCACCGAGCGCGCTCAGCAGGCGTTCTCGGAGCTGCGCGTCCGTCCGCGGGCCTGGCGCGCCGGCCTGCTGCGCGCGATCGCCGACAGACTGGACGTCGACCGCACCGAACTCGTCGCGGCAGCGGTTGCCGAGACAGGGCTCGCTGAGGCGCGTCTGAACGGAGAGCTCAGTCGCAGTGTCTTCCAGTTCCGTCTCTTCGCAGACGCCGTCGAGGACGGCGGCTTTCTCGAGGCCATCATCGACCACGCCGGCGACACCCCGCTCGGCGCCGGCCCCGACGTGCGCCGCATGCTCGTTCCCATCGGCCCGGTCGCCGTGTTCGGCGCGAGCAACTTCCCCTTCGCCTTCTCGGTGCTCGGCGGTGACACCGCCTCCGCGCTCGCGGCCGGCAACCCGGTCGTCGTGAAGGCGCACGGCTCTCACCTGCTCACTTCCCAGCGCTCGTACGAGTCGCTGGTGAAGGCTGCCACCGACTACGGCGCACCGGCGGGCACGTTCGGCATCGTCTACGGTCAGCAGCCGGGCTCGGTGCTCGTCGCCGACCCGCGCATCGCCGCCGTCGGCTTCACCGGGTCGCTGCACACCGGTCAGATCCTGCAGCGCATCATCGACGGTCGCGACACGCCGATCCCCTTCTATGGTGAACTGTCGAGCGTGAACCCGCTCGTCGTCACCCCGGAAGCCGCGGTGGCGCGGACCGCGCAGATCGCCGAGGGGCTGTTCGGGTCGGTCACCAGCTCCGCCGGTCAGCTCTGCACCAAGCCCGGCGTCGCATTCGTACCCAAGGGGGACGCCGGCGATGCGCTTGTCGCAGACATCGTCAGCCGCGCGCAGGATGCCGCGCCGCAGACGATGTTGAACTCCCGCATCCATTCGGCTTTCGACGAGATCCGCTCTCGGCTGATCGCCGAGGGTGGCGCCCGCAGTCTGGTCGACCCGGCGCCGGGGGAGCAGGGGTACTCGCTGACTCCCGCCGTGCTCGAGATCGACGCCACCGATGTCACGGCTGAGGTGACCGAGGAGGCCTTCGGGCCGCTCGTCGTGGTAGTGCGCTACAGCGACGTCGCCGAGATCGCGCGCGCGCTCGACGCCGTCCCCGATTCGCTGACGGCGACCATCCACAGCGAACCAGGAGAGACCGAGGTGCGCGCCGAGGTCACCGACGTGGTCAGCGGCCGCGTCGGGCGCATCGTCTACAACGGTTACCCGACAGGCGTGCGGGTCTCCTGGGCGATGCATCACGGTGGCCCGTGGCCGGCGACGAACACGCTGCACACCTCGGTGGGTGTGACCGCGATCCGACGCTTCCTGCGTCCGCTCGCCTGGCAGGATGCCCCGGCCGAGGTGTTGCCGGAAGAATTGCGCGACGGCCCCGTCGATGTTCCGCGCCGCGTCGACGGCGTGCTGGAACTCGCCTCCCGCTGA
- a CDS encoding TRAP transporter large permease, producing the protein MWTLTWMIGLLLILLAIRVPVVVALFVPSLLYIALDPGAKWGVAAQQTISGVDSFPLLAVPMFILLGNIANVSGVSDKLFDAATALFGRVRGSLGYVSIASSFGFSWMSGAAISDAAALGRVQVPAMTKRGYSSSFATGITASASLIAPILPPSLPAIIYGVVGGVSVGALFVAGIVPALVLVTLLTVTVWWMMRKRDDLRLEPVHGSERWIPVLKALPPMGAAVIVLGGILGGAFTPTEAAGIGVAYMLVLSAFYRALTWKNIKTMLRSTAETSGVVMLIVAASALFGWVLTRERAPQLVAEAMLSITTNPVVFLLLLNILLLIVGAFMDVTPAILILVPLIAPMAGDYGLSPIHLGIVIIFNLLIGLLTPPVGLVLFVLSSVTGVSVQQVTKGVLPFFIPLLGALVLITYFPFLATWLPGLLGMGG; encoded by the coding sequence ATGTGGACTCTCACGTGGATGATCGGACTGCTGCTCATCCTCCTCGCAATCCGTGTGCCCGTGGTGGTGGCGCTGTTCGTACCGTCGCTGCTCTACATCGCCCTCGACCCCGGCGCGAAGTGGGGAGTCGCGGCGCAGCAGACGATCTCGGGCGTCGACAGCTTCCCGCTGCTGGCTGTTCCGATGTTCATCCTGCTCGGCAACATCGCGAACGTCAGCGGTGTGTCCGACAAGCTCTTCGACGCAGCCACCGCCCTCTTCGGCCGTGTGCGTGGCAGCCTCGGATACGTCTCGATCGCGAGCAGCTTCGGCTTCTCGTGGATGAGCGGAGCTGCGATCTCCGATGCCGCAGCTCTCGGGCGTGTGCAGGTGCCGGCGATGACCAAGCGCGGGTACTCCTCGAGTTTCGCCACCGGCATCACGGCGTCCGCATCGCTCATCGCTCCGATCCTTCCGCCCTCGCTGCCGGCGATCATCTACGGCGTGGTCGGCGGGGTTTCGGTGGGCGCGCTCTTCGTTGCGGGTATCGTGCCGGCACTGGTGCTGGTCACGCTGCTCACGGTGACGGTCTGGTGGATGATGCGCAAGCGCGATGATCTGCGGCTCGAGCCCGTGCACGGCTCGGAGCGCTGGATCCCCGTGCTGAAGGCCCTCCCGCCGATGGGTGCCGCTGTCATCGTGCTCGGTGGCATCCTCGGTGGCGCGTTCACCCCGACAGAGGCGGCTGGCATCGGTGTGGCGTACATGCTCGTGCTGTCAGCGTTCTACCGGGCGCTGACCTGGAAGAACATCAAGACGATGCTGCGCTCGACGGCTGAGACATCCGGCGTCGTGATGCTCATCGTCGCGGCATCCGCGCTGTTCGGGTGGGTGCTGACCCGTGAGCGTGCGCCGCAACTGGTCGCCGAGGCGATGCTGAGCATCACGACCAATCCCGTCGTGTTCCTGCTTCTGCTGAACATCCTGCTGCTCATCGTCGGTGCGTTCATGGACGTCACCCCGGCCATCCTGATCCTGGTGCCGCTGATCGCGCCGATGGCCGGCGACTACGGTCTCTCGCCGATCCATCTGGGCATCGTGATCATCTTCAACCTGCTCATCGGCCTTCTGACACCACCTGTCGGTCTCGTGCTCTTCGTGCTCTCGAGCGTCACCGGCGTCTCGGTGCAGCAGGTCACGAAGGGTGTGCTGCCGTTCTTCATACCGCTACTGGGCGCACTCGTCCTCATCACCTACTTCCCGTTCCTCGCAACCTGGCTGCCCGGGCTGCTCGGAATGGGCGGCTGA